The segment GCTTGGGCTTGGCATATAAAGATGACTTAGGTGAGCTTTCTGGATACTATGCTGCGACTCATCCTGCCCACAAGAAGCTGCTTGATCCATCCTGCTACTCCTCCATAGAAAGTGATCTAGTTTTTGTGGGAGTTGTTGGTCTAAGGGTAAGTAGGTTTAAGTTTCCAAGAATAATGAATGACTATCTAGAAAACCTTCATTTTTCCTTACCTTTTGACTAAATGACTGAAATGCAGGACCCCCCACGTGAGGAAGTTCACAGGGCAGTAAATGACTGCAGAAGAGCTGGGATCAAAATCATGGTTATAACTGGAGACAATAAATCCACAGCTGAGGCCGTTTGCAGGGAAATTCAGTTGTTTTCTAATGGTGAGAATCTTAGGGGAAGTAGTTTTACTGGCAAAGAATTCATGGCATTTTCCTCTCAGCAACAAATTGAGATATTGTCACAAGATGGAGGCAAGGTCTTTTCTCGTGCTGAACCCAGGCACAAACAAGAAATTGTAAGGATGCTGAAGGAGATGGGTGAAATAGTTGCAATGACTGGAGATGGTGTCAATGATGCACCTGCACTAAAACTTGCTGACATTGGAATAGCCATGGGTATTACAGGAACTGAGGTAAAAATAAACTTTTCCTGTTTGGTCATTACAACACATCTTCTGAATTGTTATATAAGTGCTCTCACTCCAATTATTTAACCATGTAATACCTAAAAATACACTCTTGAAATAGGAGAGTAGTGAGGTCTTCTGAGGGAATGGTCGACAGCTGTGGCACTAAGTTTATTATCTAAATCTCTAGAAGTACCCATGAGTGTGCACCTTGCATGCAATTTTTTCCTGAATATGTTTAACTTATtgatcaaaattaattaattagctgATCAAAGATTTAAATGTTTAGGTTGCAAAAGAAGCTTCTGATATGGTTCTGGCGGATGACAATTTCAGTACTATAGTCTCTGCTGTTGCAGAGGGACGTTCGATCTACAATAACATGAAGGCCTTCATCAGGTTAGTCTTATATTTCTGGTATTGAATATGTGATTATTCCTAGAATTGGTCATGCACTTCTTTCACTTAATTTCATTTGTGTTCCTGCTGATGCAGATATATGATATCATCTAACGTCGGTGAAGTCATCTCCATTTTCTTGACTGCTGTTTTGGGCATACCAGAATGTTTGATACCTGTGCAGTTGCTCTGGGTAAATTTGGTAACAGATGGCCCACCTGCTACAGCTCTCGGATTTAACCCTGCTGATGTTGACATAATGCAGAAACCACCTAGGAAGAACACTGATGCTCTCATAAACTCCTGGGTTTTCTTCCGCTATATGGTCAGTTTGGATAGCTATTTCTTATTCTTCGATGTGTATTACTATATGTTGCTGCATTTGTTTTGTATCTTGCTTCTTTGCTGTCTCTTTTCTTACAATCCTGCATCGGATACTGCCCTTTTGAGCCGAGGGTCTTACATTCTGATTCCTGAGATAATTTTCAGGTCATTGGTTCTTACGTGGGCATTGCAACTGTCGGTATATTTATAGTGTGGTACACCCAGGCTTCTTTCCTTGGTATTAATATTGTGAGTGATGGCCACACGCTTGTTGAACTATCACAGCTTCGCAACTGGGGTGAATGCTCAACATGGACAAATTTTACCGTGAGTCCATTCAAGGCTGGTAATCGCCTGATTACCTTTTCTGACCCTTGTGAGTATTTTACTGTTGGTAAAGTGAAGGCCATGACACTGTCACTCTCTGTCCTGGTGGCAATTGAGATGTTTAATTCTCTCAATGCCCTATCTGAAGACAACAGCTTGATCAAAATGCCACCTTGGAGAAATCCTTGGCTTCTTGTTGCAATGTCACTCTCGTTTGCCCTACATAGCGTGATACTCTATGTTCCTTTCCTAGCAGATATATTTGGTATTGTCCCACTAAGCCTTTATGAATGGCTTCTAGTCATCTTGCTTTCTGCACCTGTTATTCTTATTGATGAAGTCCTCAAGTTTGTCGgcaggagaagaagaagaactaaaCTAAAAGCTGCATAATGTATTCTTCTAGGATATGCTCGATTTTACTATTGATTAAAAGGAGGTTTGATTAAATGTATATTGTTCAGAAatgaaaaatctatttcgggTTATAGTTTTTGAGGAACTTGGAGGCTAGCTATATAGCTTTTGATCACATGCCTTGGAAGGCTGCTTGTTAACATAAAATCCAAGGTTCCTGAAGCAAAACCTGTTGTTTTTTTCCCCGATCCTTTCTAGGAGGGGTTTCATGTATTATAAGTTCTAGtttgtattattcatttattgaaTCTGCTATCTTACCGTAGATTTTGATGAACTTAAAACACACCTTTTTCTAAATTTGGTGCTTGAAGTTATATATCCTCAATGAGTGTTATTGTTGCTGTTgttatcttttttccttttctgaGGGGTGGGGGACTGGCTATTAGTGATCACAACCAGGAGGGAGTTAATTACATTAGTCTTGTGTAATTCGAGTTGGTGAAGGAGGAATAAGTCTAGAAAGAATAGGAAGGAGAgaaatgtaggtccaaaaacTATTCAGAGTTATTGCTAAAACTCTATTCAGCAATAGAATCCAAATCAATTTCCATGGTGCTTACATCAAACTTTAATCTAGTTGTGACTAAATCAAGCAGTGAATATATCTCATTTGATTTTGGATGGGATTTATCCTCTACTATAAACTTATGAATATCACCTCCCTCCTCAATGAAGCTATACCCTGCTGCTTTTGTAATCTGAGAGGACTTCATCAGTTTCCTTAACCTTGCCACACCATCCCACCGGCCAGCTCTTGCATAGATGTTTGAGAGAATAACATAATTCCCAGGATTCCACGGTTCCAACACAGAAAGGAATTCGGCTGCTTTCTCAGCCAATTCAACATTGCCATAGAAACTGCAGGCTCCAAGAATAGTTCCCCATATGACACAATCAGGTCTCATTGGCATGCTCTGTATAAGATCATAGGCTTCTTGCAATTTCCCAGCCCGGCCTAAGAGATCAACCATACAGCCATAGTGTTCCAACTTTGGAGCTATGGAGAACCTTTGCTCCATCAATTTGAGGAGTTCCCAGCCCTTTGCTACCATGCCTCCATGTGTGCATGCTAAGATTGCTCCTACAAATGTTACATCATCAGGTGTGTTTCCTTCTCCCTGTGTCAATAGCAGGACAATCATGTAACTTCCACTGTAAAAAATCATTCTTGCTGCTGTAATTGATGTTCATAGGCATAACAACGGCAAATAAGAACAAAGAGAATATTTGCGAAGGCTTACCAGCATTTGATTGAAAAGCTTAAGAGCTTCATCACCTTTTCCATGGACAGCTAACCCCATAATCATGGTATTCCAAGAACACAAGTTCCTCCTCCTACCAATCTCGTGAAAGAGTTGCATTGCCCTATCAATTCTACCACATTTCGTATACATTTCAAGCACCGCATTGCAAACAAACATATTCTTAAAGTATCCATTTGCTCTTGCATAAGCTTCAATATTCTCCCCAACCTCCAGCGCCCCAAGATTTGCACAAGC is part of the Solanum lycopersicum chromosome 1, SLM_r2.1 genome and harbors:
- the LOC101259080 gene encoding pentatricopeptide repeat-containing protein At5g08510; protein product: MNQLKQIHANTLRNGIDFTQFLISKIIEIPNIPYAHKVFDNITKPTVFLYNKLIQAYSSHGFPSQCFSLYIKMRRQGCSPNPHSFTFLFAACSNRSTPIQGQMFHVHFIKWGFEFDIYTLTALVDMYAKMSLLPSARKLFDEMEMKDVPIWNSLIAGYAKNGNVVEAFKLFSVMPSRNVISWTAMISGYSQNGKYANALAVYKQMEKDRKVKPNEVTIASVLPACANLGALEVGENIEAYARANGYFKNMFVCNAVLEMYTKCGRIDRAMQLFHEIGRRRNLCSWNTMIMGLAVHGKGDEALKLFNQMLGEGNTPDDVTFVGAILACTHGGMVAKGWELLKLMEQRFSIAPKLEHYGCMVDLLGRAGKLQEAYDLIQSMPMRPDCVIWGTILGACSFYGNVELAEKAAEFLSVLEPWNPGNYVILSNIYARAGRWDGVARLRKLMKSSQITKAAGYSFIEEGGDIHKFIVEDKSHPKSNEIYSLLDLVTTRLKFDVSTMEIDLDSIAE